The Rhea pennata isolate bPtePen1 chromosome 7, bPtePen1.pri, whole genome shotgun sequence genome contains a region encoding:
- the DNMBP gene encoding dynamin-binding protein isoform X3, with translation MEAGSLVRAVFDFCPSVSEELPLFVGDVIEVLAVVDEFWLLGKKEGVTGQFPSSFVEPVDIPPMKQGEKLFVCTSDFISQEPGSLSLQRGDLVILGGSLASSWLQGRSSWGSKGFFPSSCVRELCLSVRSHQLSQSALLEVPAYSLGQARALMDLSAQLEEELDFREGDVINIVGIPEPGWFEGELRGHRGIFPEGFVELLSPLRTAGTSDDPETMGPCATNGTVEMPPKKEESREDGGQEPGSTYGVALYQFQALESKELDFDVGDRIRIIGILEDGWLEGEVRGKRGIFPHRFVRLEASDPCREKGGAGDPQGGGSCGVTIQQNPESVCSKADLLPGKNGREKEDGSVLHAEPDTVLSQIVERTEGPLENDLGKSQAFPDTGLQGPHPKDTAASLPFDCTNTINGLLPSAQLPPQQSSTSNQAYVLEPGGTVSASPGNAGTLALLEHDGDSPTVPSQSPCSPPDSNRSKVISSTSWAASEAKESQSSAQDLDSWVDSQQEKSKSGSSSLGSAHVGLDTWPGSWGECSLPAVQGDGCTDLDSKLTEQLAQFEKSLSSTGAEQDKVSRHFSILDYSSEKDIVRGSPESAPHCRQPEKRKVLRPPPPRPSTLATAPGHLPGSQVPKGRSLSFSVKPSRPAPRPPSSSQRRNMAPPQLQPSSQEQHVEEGREDAPWAESASSRSILLMRIGEVERDLEAYGKTQAQLSLMLEEQQDELVRAETLENLDFCDSNIESLSAELQELREMTLLSSQTPSLETSSAATESPEQRMLEKRSKVIEELLQTERDYVRDLEMCVERIMVPLQQAQVVITFSKELLTALEASDAIGPVFLTRRAELEAVYRVYCQNHNEAITLLETYEKDEKIQKLLLDLLDSLRSLYSEWGCTNYINLGSFLIKPVQRVMRYPLLLMELLSATPESHPDKAPLTAAVLAVKEINVNINEYKRRKDLVLKYRKGDEDSLMEKISKLNFHSIIKKSNRVSSHLKHLTGFAPQLKDEAFEETEKNFRMQERLIKSFIRDLSLYLQHVRESACMKALAAVSMWDLCTEKGGGDLDQFQKVNRLISDQLFSNFKERTERLVSLPLNQLLSMFAGPHKLVQKRFDKLLDFHNCTERAEKLKDKRTLEELQSARNNYEALNAQLLDELPKFQRFAKELFASCVRGYAKAHCDFVRLALEELRPLLSLLKVAGREGNLIAIFQEEHGRVLQQLQAFTFFPESQAAPKRPFERKSMERQSARRQPLVGLPSYLLQSDDVRAALLARYPPDSLFQADRNFNAAQDLDVSLLEGDIVGVIKKKDPMGSQNRWLIDNGVTKGFVYSSFLKPYNPRRSHSDVSVGSHSSNESEHSSSSPHSNTVLTFSPSGAAVTFTQKSLQDSGSPGDLYQSPQPRSEMDSPCQPQLGCRDRTAPVEASMVSSQRRHSHLEAGCNTSPRNGHFSKAHLRPVLSVEDRDSGLESSESEGNQIYYALYTFKGRNTNELSVSANQRLRILQFEDITGNREWWLAEAHGKQGYVPSSYIRKTEYT, from the exons GAGACCTAGTGATCCTGGGAGGCtccctggcctccagctggCTCCAGGGCCGCAGCAGCTGGGGTTCTAAGGGCTTTTTCCCCTCATCATGTGTACGGGAGCTGTGCCTTTCAGTTCGGAGCCATCAGCTATCCCAGAGTGCTCTCCTGGAGGTGCCTGCCTACTCACTGGGCCAAGCCCGAGCCCTAATGGACCTCTCTGCCCAGCTGGAAGAGGAACTGGACTTCAGGGAAGGGGATGTGATCAACATTGTTGGCATTCCAGAGCCTGGCTGGTTTGAGGGGGAGCTCAGAGGCCACAGGGGCATTTTTCCAGAGGGCTTTGTGGAGCTGCTTAGTCCTTTGAGAACAGCAGGAACTTCAGATGATCCAGAGACCATGGGACCTTGTGCCACCAATGGGACAGTGGAGATGCCCCCCAagaaggaggagagcagagaagaTGGGGGGCAGGAGCCAGGGAGCACCTATGGTGTTGCCCTCTATCAGTTCCAAGCCCTGGAGTCCAAGGAACTGGATTTTGATGTGGGTGACAGGATTCGGATCATAGGGATTCTGGAGGATGGATGGCTAGAGGGGGAGGTGAGGGGGAAACGCGGCATCTTTCCGCACAGATTTGTGAGACTGGAAGCCTCTGATCCctgcagagaaaaaggaggTGCTGGCGATCCCCAGGGTGGAGGCAGCTGTGGAGTAACCATCCAACAAAACCCAGAAAGCGTCTGCTCGAAAGCTGATCTTTTGCCAGGGAAAAATGGCAGGGAAAAGGAGGATGGATCAGTTTTGCACGCAGAGCCTGACACTGTTTTGTCTCAGATAGTGGAGAGGACAGAGGGTCCTCTAGAAAATGATCTGGGAAAGAGTCAGGCCTTTCCTGACACAGGACTCCAAGGGCCACATCCCAAAGACACAGCAGCCTCCCTCCCCTTTGACTGCACAAACACAATCAATGGCCttctcccctctgctcagctacctccccagcagagcagcacGTCTAACCAAGCATATGTTTTGGAGCCTGGGGGAACCGTATCAGCCTCCCCAGGAAATGCAGGAACTCTTGCCCTGCTTGAACATGATGGAGACAGTCCCACAGTGCCCTCACAATCTCCCTGTTCACCTCCAGACAGCAACAGGAGCAAGGTGATTTCTTCTACCAGCTGGGCAGCATCAGAGGCCAAGGAGAGCCAGAGTAGTGCCCAGGACCTTGACAGTTGGGTGGACAGTCAACAGGAGAAGTCCAAATCGGGTTCCTCCAGCTTGGGCAGTGCCCATGTGGGCCTAGATACATGGCCTGGGAGCTGGGGGGAatgctccctgcctgcagtgCAGGGAGATGGCTGCACAGACCTCGACTCCAAACTGACAGAGCAGCTGGCACAGTTTGAGAAGAGTCTGTCAAGTACTGGTGCCGAGCAGGACAAGGTCTCCCGCCACTTCTCTATCTTGGACTACAGCTCTGAGAAGGACATTGTTCGTGGGTCTCCTGAGTCTGCCCCTCACTGCAGGCAGCCAGAGAAAAGGAAGGTGCTGAGGCCACCCCCTCCTCGGCCCAGCACCCTTGCGACAGCCCCTGGGCACTTGCCAGGTAGCCAGGTTCCCAAAGGCAGGTCTCTGTCGTTCTCAGTGAAGCCCTCTCGGCCTGCACCACGGCCTCCATCAAGCAGTCAGAGAAGGAACATGGCCCCTCCACAGCTTCAGCccagcagccaggagcagcaTGTGGAGGAAGGCCGTGAGGATGCACCTTGGGCAGAGTCAGCTTCCTCACGCTCCATTCTGCTGATGAGGATTGGAGAGGTAGAGCGAGACCTGGAGGCCTATGGCAAGACTCAAGCTCAGCTGAGCTTGATGCTAGAGGAGCAGCAAGATGAGCTGGTGAGAGCAGAGACCCTGGAAAACCTTGATTTCTGTGACTCCAACATTGAGAGCCTCAGTGCGGAGCTCCAGGAGCTGAGAG AGATGACCCTCCTTTCATCTCAGACACCATCCCTAGAGACTTCCTCAGCTGCCACTGAGAGCCCAGAGCAAAGGATGCTGGAGAAGAGATCCAAGGTTATTGAGGAACTGCTCCAGACAGAGCGGGACTATGTCCGAGATCTGGAGATGTGTGTGGAGAGGATCATGGTGCCTCTGCAGCAAGCACAG GTGGTAATTAccttctccaaagagctgctgACCGCCTTGGAGGCTTCAGATGCCATTG GGCCAGTATTCCTGACACGgcgtgcagagctggaggcCGTCTACAGGGTGTATTGTCAGAACCACAACGAGGCCATCACACTTTTGGAAACTTATGAGAAGGATGAGAAGATTCAGAAATTACTCTTGGACCTACTGGATAGCCTCAG GAGCCTGTACAGTGAGTG GGGCTGCACGAACTACATTAACCTGGGCTCATTCCTCATCAAGCCAGTGCAAAGGGTGATGCGGTACCCGCTGCTGCTGATGGAACTGCTGAGCGCCACCCCTGAGTCTCACCCTGACAAGGCGCCGCTCACGGCTGCTGTCCTCGCGGTCAAAGAAATCAATGTCAATATCAACGAATACAAGCGCCGGAAAGACCTGG TGCTAAAGTACCGGAAAGGGGATGAGGATAGCCTCATGGAGAAGATCTCCAAGCTCAACTTCCATTCTATCATCAAGAAATCCAACCGTGTGAGCAGCCATCTCAAGCATCTCACAGGCTTTGCCCCTCAG ttGAAGGATGAGGCCTTTgaggagacagagaaaaatttCCGGATGCAGGAGCGGCTGATCAAGTCCTTCATCCGAGACCTTTCCCTCTACCTGCAGCACGTCCGG GAGTCAGCCTGCATGAAGGCGCTAGCAGCGGTGAGCATGTGGGACctgtgcacagagaagggcGGTGGGGACTTGGACCAGTTCCAGAAAGTGAATCGGCTCATCAGTGACCAGCTCTTCTCCAACTTT AAAGAACGGACAGAGCGGCTGGTGAGCTTGCCCCTGAACCAGCTGCTGAGCATGTTCGCAGGGCCACACAAGCTTGTGCAGAAGCGTTTCGACAAGCTACTTGACTTCCACAACTGCACTGAGCGAGCAGAGAAGCTGAAGGACAAACGAACACTGGAGGAACTGCAGTCGGCCCGCAACAACTACGAGGCCTTGAATGCCCAGCTGCTGGACGAGCTGCCCAAATTCCAGCGCTTTGCCAAGGAGCTGTTTGCCAGCTGCGTGCGGGGCTATGCCAAGGCTCACTGTGACTTTGTGCGCTTGGCCCTGGAGGAATTGAGACCCCTGTTGTCG TTGCTGAAGGTGGCCGGCAGGGAGGGGAACCTCATTGCCATCTTCCAGGAAGAGCATGGTCGagtcctccagcagctccaggccTTCACCTTCTTCCCAGAATCACAGGCAGCTCCCAAGAGGCCCTTTGAGAGGAAGAGCATGGAGCGTCAGTCTGCTCGGCGGCAGCCGCTCGTTGGCTTG CCCAGCTATCTCCTGCAGTCAGATGACGTCCGAGCTGCCCTCCTGGCCCGGTATCCCCCAGACAGTCTCTTCCAGGCAGATCGCAATTTCAATGCTGCTCAAGACCTGGATGTCTCACTGCTGGAGGGAGACATTGTGGGTGTCATCAAGAAGAAAGACCCTATGGGCAGCCAGAATCGGTGGCTCATAGACAACGGGG TGACCAAAGGCTTTGTGTACAGCTCCTTTCTGAAGCCCTACAACCCGCGCCGCAGCCACTCAGATGTCTCGGTGGGCAGCCACTCTTCCAATGAGTCTGAGcacagcagctcttctccccaCAGCAACACCGTGCTGACCTTCAGCCCCAGTGGGGCAGCTGTGACCTTCACTCAGAAATCCCTACAGGACTCCGGCTCCCCAGGAGACCTGTACCAGTCCCCGCAGCCCCGCTCAGAGATGGACTCCCCCTGTCAACCCCAGCTTGGCTGCAGGGACAGGACGGCTCCCGTGGAGGCCAGTATGGTGTCATCTCAGCGCCGCCACAGCCACCTTGAGGCAGGCTGCAACACCAGCCCTCGCAATGGACACTTCTCCAAAGCACATCTCAGGCCTGTGCTCTCAGTGGAGGACAGAGACTCTGGGCTGGAGAGCAGTGAGTCAGAGGGCAACCAG ATCTATTACGCTCTCTACACTTTCAAAGGCCGTAACACCAATGAACTGAGTGTGTCAGCTAACCAGAGACTCAGGATCCTGCAGTTCGAAGACATCACAGGCAATCGAGAGTGGTGGCTGGCCGAGGCACATGGGAAGCAGGGCTATGTGCCTTCCAGTTACATCCGAAAGACAGAGTACACGTGA
- the DNMBP gene encoding dynamin-binding protein isoform X2, whose product MEAGSLVRAVFDFCPSVSEELPLFVGDVIEVLAVVDEFWLLGKKEGVTGQFPSSFVEPVDIPPMKQGEKLFVCTSDFISQEPGSLSLQRGDLVILGGSLASSWLQGRSSWGSKGFFPSSCVRELCLSVRSHQLSQSALLEVPAYSLGQARALMDLSAQLEEELDFREGDVINIVGIPEPGWFEGELRGHRGIFPEGFVELLSPLRTAGTSDDPETMGPCATNGTVEMPPKKEESREDGGQEPGSTYGVALYQFQALESKELDFDVGDRIRIIGILEDGWLEGEVRGKRGIFPHRFVRLEASDPCREKGGAGDPQGGGSCGVTIQQNPESVCSKADLLPGKNGREKEDGSVLHAEPDTVLSQIVERTEGPLENDLGKSQAFPDTGLQGPHPKDTAASLPFDCTNTINGLLPSAQLPPQQSSTSNQAYVLEPGGTVSASPGNAGTLALLEHDGDSPTVPSQSPCSPPDSNRSKVISSTSWAASEAKESQSSAQDLDSWVDSQQEKSKSGSSSLGSAHVGLDTWPGSWGECSLPAVQGDGCTDLDSKLTEQLAQFEKSLSSTGAEQDKVSRHFSILDYSSEKDIVRGSPESAPHCRQPEKRKVLRPPPPRPSTLATAPGHLPGSQVPKGRSLSFSVKPSRPAPRPPSSSQRRNMAPPQLQPSSQEQHVEEGREDAPWAESASSRSILLMRIGEVERDLEAYGKTQAQLSLMLEEQQDELVRAETLENLDFCDSNIESLSAELQELREMTLLSSQTPSLETSSAATESPEQRMLEKRSKVIEELLQTERDYVRDLEMCVERIMVPLQQAQMTNIDFDGLFGNIQVVITFSKELLTALEASDAIGPVFLTRRAELEAVYRVYCQNHNEAITLLETYEKDEKIQKLLLDLLDSLRGCTNYINLGSFLIKPVQRVMRYPLLLMELLSATPESHPDKAPLTAAVLAVKEINVNINEYKRRKDLVLKYRKGDEDSLMEKISKLNFHSIIKKSNRVSSHLKHLTGFAPQLKDEAFEETEKNFRMQERLIKSFIRDLSLYLQHVRESACMKALAAVSMWDLCTEKGGGDLDQFQKVNRLISDQLFSNFKERTERLVSLPLNQLLSMFAGPHKLVQKRFDKLLDFHNCTERAEKLKDKRTLEELQSARNNYEALNAQLLDELPKFQRFAKELFASCVRGYAKAHCDFVRLALEELRPLLSLLKVAGREGNLIAIFQEEHGRVLQQLQAFTFFPESQAAPKRPFERKSMERQSARRQPLVGLPSYLLQSDDVRAALLARYPPDSLFQADRNFNAAQDLDVSLLEGDIVGVIKKKDPMGSQNRWLIDNGVTKGFVYSSFLKPYNPRRSHSDVSVGSHSSNESEHSSSSPHSNTVLTFSPSGAAVTFTQKSLQDSGSPGDLYQSPQPRSEMDSPCQPQLGCRDRTAPVEASMVSSQRRHSHLEAGCNTSPRNGHFSKAHLRPVLSVEDRDSGLESSESEGNQIYYALYTFKGRNTNELSVSANQRLRILQFEDITGNREWWLAEAHGKQGYVPSSYIRKTEYT is encoded by the exons GAGACCTAGTGATCCTGGGAGGCtccctggcctccagctggCTCCAGGGCCGCAGCAGCTGGGGTTCTAAGGGCTTTTTCCCCTCATCATGTGTACGGGAGCTGTGCCTTTCAGTTCGGAGCCATCAGCTATCCCAGAGTGCTCTCCTGGAGGTGCCTGCCTACTCACTGGGCCAAGCCCGAGCCCTAATGGACCTCTCTGCCCAGCTGGAAGAGGAACTGGACTTCAGGGAAGGGGATGTGATCAACATTGTTGGCATTCCAGAGCCTGGCTGGTTTGAGGGGGAGCTCAGAGGCCACAGGGGCATTTTTCCAGAGGGCTTTGTGGAGCTGCTTAGTCCTTTGAGAACAGCAGGAACTTCAGATGATCCAGAGACCATGGGACCTTGTGCCACCAATGGGACAGTGGAGATGCCCCCCAagaaggaggagagcagagaagaTGGGGGGCAGGAGCCAGGGAGCACCTATGGTGTTGCCCTCTATCAGTTCCAAGCCCTGGAGTCCAAGGAACTGGATTTTGATGTGGGTGACAGGATTCGGATCATAGGGATTCTGGAGGATGGATGGCTAGAGGGGGAGGTGAGGGGGAAACGCGGCATCTTTCCGCACAGATTTGTGAGACTGGAAGCCTCTGATCCctgcagagaaaaaggaggTGCTGGCGATCCCCAGGGTGGAGGCAGCTGTGGAGTAACCATCCAACAAAACCCAGAAAGCGTCTGCTCGAAAGCTGATCTTTTGCCAGGGAAAAATGGCAGGGAAAAGGAGGATGGATCAGTTTTGCACGCAGAGCCTGACACTGTTTTGTCTCAGATAGTGGAGAGGACAGAGGGTCCTCTAGAAAATGATCTGGGAAAGAGTCAGGCCTTTCCTGACACAGGACTCCAAGGGCCACATCCCAAAGACACAGCAGCCTCCCTCCCCTTTGACTGCACAAACACAATCAATGGCCttctcccctctgctcagctacctccccagcagagcagcacGTCTAACCAAGCATATGTTTTGGAGCCTGGGGGAACCGTATCAGCCTCCCCAGGAAATGCAGGAACTCTTGCCCTGCTTGAACATGATGGAGACAGTCCCACAGTGCCCTCACAATCTCCCTGTTCACCTCCAGACAGCAACAGGAGCAAGGTGATTTCTTCTACCAGCTGGGCAGCATCAGAGGCCAAGGAGAGCCAGAGTAGTGCCCAGGACCTTGACAGTTGGGTGGACAGTCAACAGGAGAAGTCCAAATCGGGTTCCTCCAGCTTGGGCAGTGCCCATGTGGGCCTAGATACATGGCCTGGGAGCTGGGGGGAatgctccctgcctgcagtgCAGGGAGATGGCTGCACAGACCTCGACTCCAAACTGACAGAGCAGCTGGCACAGTTTGAGAAGAGTCTGTCAAGTACTGGTGCCGAGCAGGACAAGGTCTCCCGCCACTTCTCTATCTTGGACTACAGCTCTGAGAAGGACATTGTTCGTGGGTCTCCTGAGTCTGCCCCTCACTGCAGGCAGCCAGAGAAAAGGAAGGTGCTGAGGCCACCCCCTCCTCGGCCCAGCACCCTTGCGACAGCCCCTGGGCACTTGCCAGGTAGCCAGGTTCCCAAAGGCAGGTCTCTGTCGTTCTCAGTGAAGCCCTCTCGGCCTGCACCACGGCCTCCATCAAGCAGTCAGAGAAGGAACATGGCCCCTCCACAGCTTCAGCccagcagccaggagcagcaTGTGGAGGAAGGCCGTGAGGATGCACCTTGGGCAGAGTCAGCTTCCTCACGCTCCATTCTGCTGATGAGGATTGGAGAGGTAGAGCGAGACCTGGAGGCCTATGGCAAGACTCAAGCTCAGCTGAGCTTGATGCTAGAGGAGCAGCAAGATGAGCTGGTGAGAGCAGAGACCCTGGAAAACCTTGATTTCTGTGACTCCAACATTGAGAGCCTCAGTGCGGAGCTCCAGGAGCTGAGAG AGATGACCCTCCTTTCATCTCAGACACCATCCCTAGAGACTTCCTCAGCTGCCACTGAGAGCCCAGAGCAAAGGATGCTGGAGAAGAGATCCAAGGTTATTGAGGAACTGCTCCAGACAGAGCGGGACTATGTCCGAGATCTGGAGATGTGTGTGGAGAGGATCATGGTGCCTCTGCAGCAAGCACAG ATGACGAATATAGACTTTGATGGTCTTTTTGGAAACATCCAGGTGGTAATTAccttctccaaagagctgctgACCGCCTTGGAGGCTTCAGATGCCATTG GGCCAGTATTCCTGACACGgcgtgcagagctggaggcCGTCTACAGGGTGTATTGTCAGAACCACAACGAGGCCATCACACTTTTGGAAACTTATGAGAAGGATGAGAAGATTCAGAAATTACTCTTGGACCTACTGGATAGCCTCAG GGGCTGCACGAACTACATTAACCTGGGCTCATTCCTCATCAAGCCAGTGCAAAGGGTGATGCGGTACCCGCTGCTGCTGATGGAACTGCTGAGCGCCACCCCTGAGTCTCACCCTGACAAGGCGCCGCTCACGGCTGCTGTCCTCGCGGTCAAAGAAATCAATGTCAATATCAACGAATACAAGCGCCGGAAAGACCTGG TGCTAAAGTACCGGAAAGGGGATGAGGATAGCCTCATGGAGAAGATCTCCAAGCTCAACTTCCATTCTATCATCAAGAAATCCAACCGTGTGAGCAGCCATCTCAAGCATCTCACAGGCTTTGCCCCTCAG ttGAAGGATGAGGCCTTTgaggagacagagaaaaatttCCGGATGCAGGAGCGGCTGATCAAGTCCTTCATCCGAGACCTTTCCCTCTACCTGCAGCACGTCCGG GAGTCAGCCTGCATGAAGGCGCTAGCAGCGGTGAGCATGTGGGACctgtgcacagagaagggcGGTGGGGACTTGGACCAGTTCCAGAAAGTGAATCGGCTCATCAGTGACCAGCTCTTCTCCAACTTT AAAGAACGGACAGAGCGGCTGGTGAGCTTGCCCCTGAACCAGCTGCTGAGCATGTTCGCAGGGCCACACAAGCTTGTGCAGAAGCGTTTCGACAAGCTACTTGACTTCCACAACTGCACTGAGCGAGCAGAGAAGCTGAAGGACAAACGAACACTGGAGGAACTGCAGTCGGCCCGCAACAACTACGAGGCCTTGAATGCCCAGCTGCTGGACGAGCTGCCCAAATTCCAGCGCTTTGCCAAGGAGCTGTTTGCCAGCTGCGTGCGGGGCTATGCCAAGGCTCACTGTGACTTTGTGCGCTTGGCCCTGGAGGAATTGAGACCCCTGTTGTCG TTGCTGAAGGTGGCCGGCAGGGAGGGGAACCTCATTGCCATCTTCCAGGAAGAGCATGGTCGagtcctccagcagctccaggccTTCACCTTCTTCCCAGAATCACAGGCAGCTCCCAAGAGGCCCTTTGAGAGGAAGAGCATGGAGCGTCAGTCTGCTCGGCGGCAGCCGCTCGTTGGCTTG CCCAGCTATCTCCTGCAGTCAGATGACGTCCGAGCTGCCCTCCTGGCCCGGTATCCCCCAGACAGTCTCTTCCAGGCAGATCGCAATTTCAATGCTGCTCAAGACCTGGATGTCTCACTGCTGGAGGGAGACATTGTGGGTGTCATCAAGAAGAAAGACCCTATGGGCAGCCAGAATCGGTGGCTCATAGACAACGGGG TGACCAAAGGCTTTGTGTACAGCTCCTTTCTGAAGCCCTACAACCCGCGCCGCAGCCACTCAGATGTCTCGGTGGGCAGCCACTCTTCCAATGAGTCTGAGcacagcagctcttctccccaCAGCAACACCGTGCTGACCTTCAGCCCCAGTGGGGCAGCTGTGACCTTCACTCAGAAATCCCTACAGGACTCCGGCTCCCCAGGAGACCTGTACCAGTCCCCGCAGCCCCGCTCAGAGATGGACTCCCCCTGTCAACCCCAGCTTGGCTGCAGGGACAGGACGGCTCCCGTGGAGGCCAGTATGGTGTCATCTCAGCGCCGCCACAGCCACCTTGAGGCAGGCTGCAACACCAGCCCTCGCAATGGACACTTCTCCAAAGCACATCTCAGGCCTGTGCTCTCAGTGGAGGACAGAGACTCTGGGCTGGAGAGCAGTGAGTCAGAGGGCAACCAG ATCTATTACGCTCTCTACACTTTCAAAGGCCGTAACACCAATGAACTGAGTGTGTCAGCTAACCAGAGACTCAGGATCCTGCAGTTCGAAGACATCACAGGCAATCGAGAGTGGTGGCTGGCCGAGGCACATGGGAAGCAGGGCTATGTGCCTTCCAGTTACATCCGAAAGACAGAGTACACGTGA